The following is a genomic window from Calliopsis andreniformis isolate RMS-2024a unplaced genomic scaffold, iyCalAndr_principal scaffold0158, whole genome shotgun sequence.
taatttattatattcaatgTGAACATGTTTATGAGATGATGAAATGCGATATCCATAGATTCGATACCAGCGATTATCCAAAAGACAATGTATATGGTATACCGCTTGTCAATAAGAAAGGGCTGGTTCGATGAAGTATGAAAACAGTGATTCAATAATGACTGAATTCATTGGACTCAGAGCAAAGGCGTATGCTTTGAAAGTGTTTGGTAAAAAAGATGTCAAAACGTTGAAATGTGTCAAAAACAATGTTGTTGCCAAAATGATCAATTTCGATGATTACAAGCATTGTTTACGCAATGCATATGAAATATCTCGTCGTCAGTCATGCATAAGATCTGAATTGCATAAGGTATATATTgtaacaaaattgaaaattgctctCAGTCCATATGATGATAAGCGATATCTTATATCTGATTCAAATGATATACTAGCTTGGgggcattataaaataaaattgtaaaggatagaagctgtacaataatagattaaaattattttacgaaAATCGATTTATTTGCATCTTTTATATTAACGTTGTAGTAAAAACATCCTTTTATGTTTACAGTACATTATTTTCATGTATCCATGAATTGCGTGAATTATCAAACCTTAACCATTTAACATATACTTTATCATCCTCCTTACGTAATACTTTTTCCACTAAATACATATCGGGATTGATAACGCGTTGTAATTCATGTTCATAAAATCCTCCTGCAATAGGCTTTTCGCATGAATCTTGCAGCAGATAAGTCACAGGATTAGTTATCTATACTTTGATTATCTTGAACACTTCAGGAGTCCAATATGGTGTATATCCTTTGTCGGAAacggttttgtatttgctgacgCGTACAGAGACACCAACCTTAAATCTCGGTGAAGCAGCAATCTTTATATGGCTATATACTGTGTTCAAAAGCTTACCAGCAATTGTAGGGGCAACACCACATGGTCGCATTCTAATAGTCCTATGTTTCCGTATGTTGTATTCAGCCACAAGGTTCGGTAATGCGTCGATCCATCTGTATGTTCCAATGAGTACAAACAGTTTCCAAATATGATGCTTTAAAGTACGATTAAAACGTTCCTCGATGGAAGCCTTCATCACTGAATATGTTGAATACtgattaatattatgtttttttaagaatctctgtacatcagcattgtaaaatttcttttcttgGTCGGTTTGTAAATTTTTTGGACATCGATCTCGAATTACTTTTGCaaatgctttggctacttcgAAACCATTTTTTGTTTTGAGTGGTACAACCCATGCATATTTGCTTAATGCATCTGTAACTGTGAGTATGTAATGATAACCTTCATTGAATCGTGAGTATGGACGCATCTCAACCATATCAGTTTGCCACAGACCCTCATATCCATGTACGATAACACGTCTGCGGGGGAAATTTCTTCGTGCTGACGCATGCAACTCCTTTACAAGCTGTTGGTTTTCGAGGCTATGCTTTTCCTTAGATTTCATTGATTTTTACATTGTTGTTACTGCTGTGGTCTGTTATATAATCTTCctcttgagaatgagggttcaaTACATGCAATACTTGTCGAACATCATTTTGCAGTATTATTAAATTGTTCTGAAATGTAGCCAATCTTTATTCAAATTCCTGCTGTATCTGTTGAACATTATTCTGTATTGTTACCACATTGCTTTGAAATGTGCTCAACTTTTTCTCAAATTCCTGCTGTTGAACCTTTAAGATTGATATGCATTGTTCCAAGTACTGCTTATTGACTGCATCTGTGTTCACCTCCAGCTGTGTAACATTTCGAATTTTGTAGTATTTTGCGTCAAAGTTGGAATCAATCATGTAGAGCGCGTTATCGTGCATATAATTTCGAAACATGCCACTCCATTTATACTACTATACTGGTGAGGTCTCATACTTTCTAAGTGATACCCCAAACTTATTGATTAACATTTCGTTgagaataaatcaattatgAGCTTGCAGTTTAATTTATAATGAGACCTGCTTCGCGAAGTTCTTCGATAATCGATAGAAACTCGATGTCGTGTGAATTTTTACCCACTTGACGCGATGCTTCTAACAAACGCAGACGATCTACTAATTCGTTTGGATCATCCCAATGTATATAACCGATTTGGTTATTGTTTACTGGCATAGCATTTGGTATCTGCTTGTTAACTGTTATGACATTTGGTGTAGTATGTTCAAATCTTCTACCTGTTCGGCTCTTAATTGCACGAGCAAGTAGGGGAGGatttatacagagtgtaacaaaactgttgcagttgCTTGAAAGTGGTgactcagggggtgatttgaaactacTTGTTCCTtaccgaaaatgtaagatggggCTTcgctaacgagttattaacgaaaaacaccggccagtgAGAGGGCGAGGTTGCCGTCCGAGCcagcgcggtagcgttgggtacgcgcgctagatgctacggttgtactccgaacaagaatgcCGTCATTCATcgtagaaaatagcattagtatgaaaactgaatgggacacaataaataataccgagtcctttttctgTTTATCACTTGTAGTGAATAATtagttaaaatcgaggaaaactacgtgcaacgtaacaacacgaatacgtaaatttcttattcgcataacgtataaacaaaaaagaaatacaacaaaaaataaagggacgggagaacaaacttcacctgtagtttgtcaaCTTGTGTCACTGGGTTACTGTACCGCTCCTCGTcaccgaccgtcgaaatggtttatgctagtgtAACAACCAGTCGCGACCTCATTTGTGAGGAAGTCCGGTGTCGCAAGACATTTccccttaataattaataaataataagcgataatcaaaattcgaacagtggcagtggaaggaaaaccctaacctcgaatcctcaatcgaatcctcaatcgaatcctcgcgCCAGTGACACGCGGCGCGCGTGCGCACGGGATCGGTACGTCATTAGGGCGACATCCTATGGCATGCGATGGAACACACGctgacgacaggatgacgaccgaatgATGACAGTACAAGCCAATCAACAAACAACGCTCTCTGTACGCCGGCGCAAACACCACCAGGTGCATACGCTGAAAACCCGGAACCAATAGAGGACGCATATCCTGCGATGACTCCTACACGCGCAAGTGCAACTCGACGCTGCCCCTACACCGAGGTCAGTCAttgggcccaaaagagggaggcaatttcCCTGTATAAATAGGGCAGCGCCAGCCCCAGCGGAGAGTCTTCTTCGAAATTACTAAGTGCTAAAATTTaatcagtgttaaaataataagCGTTAAAAACCCTAGTCCTCCCCAAAACTCCGAACCTCACTAAAGCAGCTTTAACTAGCTCCTTGATCCTCTAAATTGAAGCAGTTTTGATTAGCTTCTCCATTACCGACTGAGACAGCTTCAACTAGCTCCTTAGTCTTTCCTTGACGCATTCTATCACTGCCACCTGCTCAAATTAAGattaattagtattttatttctattaaaatctAGTGATAAGCATTCATTGCATAGTGATAAGAATCTACTACGCAGAGGACTAAAGGTAGTACCATTATAAGAATAAAGTTAAGAAACCTATTATTGTAGAACATTTAGCTAATAAATAGTTTCTTGTTATATTTcaaaagagaaatcatagtctatggaactcatttcttaaccgcgcgccacacgaatcctaccCCCTTGTTCAcgggtaagccgctctatccgtgaacgttttatgtacgACACACGATCCGTTACACTAGGGTAGAATTTTATCAAAGAAGCTCCCTCCACCCTCACATAGTTTTCCATCGTTCTATTATTAGTTAACTTTCACTGCGACCCCATGGttgagagagagaaaaatcaGTATCTGTCAAGAAAACATGTGCTTTGCAGAAGTGCACAACGAGTACCAACAAGCAGTTTTACAAAAGTGCTCACTCCATTCTTTTACTGACTACGTATCCAATGCTTCGAGACAGAAAACAGACACATCGTGCATCGGTCCAAAAGGGTCCGCGAAGAAGAGGAACTCTTTTTCGtccccgaagaataagaaaaaaattgtgGGCACCATGTGTCCAGTTGTCGCTGTTAGGACCAGTCTAACCGCCTTAGCAGAGGTCAGGGGCACgcattaggtaatttatggctttattgctctggtttcgaaggagacgtgacctcggagtgtccgaacaaggaaggtctgaggtgcttaaactacgtgggggtacaaggagcttctttggaaaaattctacccaacCACAAactatttcgacggtcgatgaccagggtcggtacagtgacccagtgacatagatttacaaattacagatgaattgtatttaattcattagtgattattacgttttaaatctaacgcagactactttcaacctttttgtcttcaacgttaattctccaattctccgttcattttttgttgttgcattgctttttcgtttatgcgttatgcaaatattttcatactaatgctatttccttcgacgcatgccgactttcttgttcggagtacaatcgTAAcgaccagcgcgtacccaacgctaccgcggtcgctcgggcggcaaattcgtgctctcattggccggtgtttttcattaataactggttaacgaagcctcatcttacattttcgctaaggaaaaagttgtttcaaatcaccccctgaatcaccccttttaaggaactgcgacgtttttgttacaccctgtataccacGAAAACCGATGCTTGggaagtttcgagtcatattggtgaaatgTCACCGAgctgaagaaatattgcgaatttcacgtcaaacgCCTACTGTTTTAGGGAGGAACGGGTTCGAAATAAATTCCGCAATTCTTAGTTAcgagaaaaatatatattattaccATGTCCGCGTGTCGCGGTGCTGCGTCGTCATAAAGACTGTTCCCATCGGAAGCTCCCCACTCCGCCATCGGTGAAAGCCTGTTTCACATAGTTTTATCATTGGCGCGCAACTCAACACCTACCTTAACgtaaaagtacgcattatatatcGCTGAAAACGATGCTTAggcaagtttcgagtcatactggTGAAATACCACCGCACTTGACAAAATAATGCGGATTTCACGTCAAACGTCAACTTTAACGTAAAACTACGCTATATACCACTGACATCGATGCTTGGGCAAGTTTCGTGTCATACTGGTGAAATATCGCCATGCTTCCTGTAATACTGCGAATTTCGCGTcaaacgtcgactttaacgtgagACTACGCTATATACCACTGACATCGATGCTTGGGCAAGTTTCGTGTCATACTGGTGAAATATCGCCATGCTTCCTGTAATACTGCGAATTTCGCGTCAAATGTCGATTGTAACGTGAGACTACGCAGTATATATCACTGAAATAGATATTTGGGCAAGTTTTGAGCTATGTCAGTAAAATATATCCGCatttgatgaaatattgcgaattttaagTCAAACGTCGATTTTAATTTGACACTACGCATTACAAGTCACTGAAAACGATGTCTCGACAAGTTTCCAGACGTATTGGTGAAATATAACCGCGTTTGCCTACGAAGTACCACCTTTCTGAATAGGGAATTTAGAAGAGGATACCGTGGAGGTTTTAGTGGGTGAGAGTCCCACACTACTCTGACAGACCTAAGGTGTGCGGTAGGACATTTCCTCCACGTGAtactaaaaaaaaagaaaatccaGGCCGCAGTTTgcacccaggctgcagtttgagccgctactcaaccagatcggacaattagggccgcagaaatcgatttgaaaagcataaaattgagaacaagtaagcagtttttcgatcttatgatagataccgatacagtggatggcagaataatgattgtatttagtgtaatagtaatttagtaataattttaattccataaacttcaaaaatttatatgctcatacactaaaatataaagatttaacaaaaaatttaccatgataaaaaatttttattcttatttttcatctataataattatccttTTATCGCTATTTTCtctaatattaaacaatatatttttcatttgactaattatagaaattactaacttaattcttttatcattattagctatttcaaaaaatatgagaattagagttctttatttttttatttcatttattagaagatctgtagttttaacgggaattttatttaataattttaatgtatactcatcaatcctgataataatgggaacttcattaaaattcgggattattccatttaatgcttgatttaattttatatttaaatcaattaatttcataaatgcatttttattcataacattcataaaattaattccttttattcttttaataaattcaatccctataaaagaattattaattataattactctaaatttaattgtatcaccgctattaatattaaataaaaattctttaatagtaataatatcattttcttcaatttatcaaacttcattaataataacattaatatattttgttACACACGAAGTTTCGAGAAGAGAAACCTTTATTCGTTCACAATTGACGTTACAATTATTGACAATGATTTTGACGAGAAAACCACCAGAGTCTAACTCAGGACTAACTCTCGCGTTCGCCTGCCCCCCTCTTTATACTCTTTCTTATCGCTTCCTCGCGTCAGCTTTTCGTTTGGCTCATCGTGTTTACTTGGACCATGAGATTCCCAACGTTGGCTTTTGCGTTCGGCGTACGTTTGGCTCGTCGCGTTTGCGTCGCTTCTAACGTTAGCTTTTCGTTTGGTTTATTTTGTTACTTCGCTCGGCCCGTgagaatttaaatttttatatttttattctttacttcatcatatattcagtattatcatataatataatctatttaatcatagatataaaattagaaaataaaatagaaataataatctttaacaataaatcaaaacttacatttttttatttattactaacatatatacttattccaccaataggagtgttttctttaaaatgattagggttagagaacttagtaattaaacttaatggttttaatcttatcctatctatcattattgtaatatcaagactattaataatttgaaattatttaaattttattaataacaatttattcaataaaaattactcaaatatattcttaaaatacaaatatatagatgtgtgaattttattcattataaatattatagtaattatatttagaatcatatacatttactttaaaatctaatttctaaaaaattacattttatttttaaatttgcaatttaatattttgattaaactatagaaattatattaatagtattagaaaattttattttcataaataaatttacaatttattccttttatcaggcataatactctaatactttatttaaagattttaagttaattttaaactattaatcttcaaaattaaaaatataaatttaattttataaatcttaatttcttcgtgaataaaaaaatgattatactccactaatcataaaaatattggcatattatattttatattcgctatatgatcaggaataattggttcatcaataagatttattattcgattagaattaagaagacaggggcatgaattaaaaatgatcagatttataattcaattgtaacgtctcatgcttttgttagaatttcattttatggttataccattcataagtggaggttttgggaactgattagttcccttaatgattggagctccagatatggcatttccacgaataaacaatataagattttgattactacctccttcaatttttttattattaataagaaattatttaaattcaggatcaggcacaggatgaacaatttaccctccattatcatcatttatataccacccatcatcatctaccgatctaacaattttttcccttcatatcgccggagtatcatcaatcataggggctattaattttttagtgacaattttcaatataataaattattcgttacaatatgatcaactacctttattcccatgatcagttgtaattacagcaattttacttttactatcactacctgttcttgctggagcaattacaatacttttatcagatcgaaatttaaattcttctttttttgaccctataggagggggtgacccaattttataccaacacttattttgattctttggacatccagaagtttatattctaattcttccaggatttggactagtctcacatattattttaaacgaaagaggtaaaaaaggaacatttggaaacatgggaatagtatacgcaatactaggaattggttttctaggatttattgtatgagcacatcacatatttactgttggaatagatgtagatagtcgcgcttatttcacatcagcaactataactattgccattcccactggcattaaagtttttagatgacgagcaacattccatggGTCAAAagtttacgcaaatccaacaactttatgatctatgggatttatttttttgtttacaataggaggattaacaggaattatattatcaaattcatctattgatattttacttcatgatacatactatgttgtaggacattttcattatgtactttcaataggagcagtatttagaattattgcaaggttaattcactgatatcctttaattactggattaacactaaacaaaaaatttcttaaaattcaattttattttatatttattggagtaaatataacattcttccctcaacattttttaggattaatagaaataccacgacgatattcagattaccctgacgcatattactgttgaaattttttatcttcactaggatcattaatttcagttaatagaataataataattatttttattacattagaaagatttatagtaaaacgattaattttatttaaatattttcaaaattcacttgaatgattacaaaattatccctcatttgaacactcatttaatgaaattcctttgatttttaaaaaagaaaataaaagaaagaaaatttaattttaagcttataaaatttataaattaaaaattaaatttaatatggcagattagtgcgatgaatttaagcttcatatataaagatatatttcttttattaaaaattgctacatgaaatatattttcacttcaagatcctaactatctttttgctgataatttagttgtattttctaatattactatatataatattatcaataactatttcgataacattatttataataataaatatcattttacgaaaatttagaaatcgatttttattagaaaataatttaattgaaattatttgaactatttttccaataattgtattaataattattgcatttccatcattaaaaactctttatattgttgatgaaatatggacattctcatattttacaattaaagctattggtcatcaataatattgaagatatgaatatccagaattttatttaaattatgattcttttataatcaatgattattcaaatttaagattatttcaactATTAGATggagataatcgaattattattccatttaaaaccccaattcgtttaattacaacatctgttgatgtaattcactcatgaacaattccatccttaggaataaaaatagatgcaactccaggacgacttaagggggcagactccttcggggcctactccgaatcgatcgaagcgctgatgcgaaaaaacgggcattagggaaaacataatttatacatgcgacatttgataatgtggcatttagcgttatcctgttgaattacaaatgagaattgcgaaggtataattgccaaatcgcatcgtaggaaagttctgtcacgctgttgccacatcaattacaattttatgcatca
Proteins encoded in this region:
- the LOC143187731 gene encoding uncharacterized protein LOC143187731; amino-acid sequence: MKYENSDSIMTEFIGLRAKAYALKVFGKKDVKTLKCVKNNVVAKMINFDDYKHCLRNAYEISRRQSCIRSELHKVYIVTKLKIALSPYDDKRYLISDSNDILAWGHYKIKL
- the LOC143187729 gene encoding uncharacterized protein LOC143187729, producing MFRNYMHDNALYMIDSNFDAKYYKIRNVTQLEVNTDAVNKQYLEQCISILKVQQQEFEKKLSTFQSNVNNLIILQNDVRQVLHVLNPHSQEEDYITDHSSNNNLVKELHASARRNFPRRRVIVHGYEGLWQTDMVEMRPYSRFNEGYHYILTVTDALSKYAWVVPLKTKNGFEVAKAFAKVIRDRCPKNLQTDQEKKFYNADVQRFLKKHNINQYSTYSVMKASIEERFNRTLKHHIWKLFVLIGTYRWIDALPNLVAEYNIRKHRTIRMRPCGVAPTIAGWCLCTRQQIQNRFRQRIYTILDS
- the LOC143187730 gene encoding uncharacterized protein LOC143187730, which translates into the protein MSSNVDFNLTLHVLVKYNRVCLRSTTFLNREFRRGYRGGFSGTFPPRDTKKKENPGRSLHPGCKLLIIITLNLIVSPLLILNKNSLINREKNTPFECGFDPLSNARMPFSNQFFIVTLLFLIFDVEIIIVIPVTLIINYSYLIIIRIIFIFVLIILILGL